From a single Streptomyces liliifuscus genomic region:
- a CDS encoding glycosyltransferase family 4 protein, giving the protein MRIVFLLHNAYAIGGTVRTTLNLAAALAGRHDVEIVSMRRHRDEPRFTVDPRITVVPLVDERDGSRDLTDPSYARPAVDFPASDKRYEQYTRLTDLRARDYLAHCDADVVIGTRPGINVYVSLFAPRRALRIGQEHLRHDSHSKRLRGVLARAYRSLDAVVTTTEADADVYRRRMPLPGVRVAAVPNMVPAPEGLTRDGTTKVITAAGRLVRGKRFDLLIEAFSAVASKEPDWQLRIFGGGPEREHLQHLIDGLGLAGHARLMGPRTPIEAEFAKSAMVVSASDAESFGMTLVEAMRCGVPVISTDCPLGPAEIITNGVDGRLTPVGDARSLAEAMLDLITDEPLRRAMGEAALQSSHRYDAAPIVDRYESLFTELKATRTRRAWTRTRVRAAGWARRQTHRLRRRTPTARPPINSPRPTGP; this is encoded by the coding sequence ATGAGGATCGTGTTCCTTCTGCACAACGCGTACGCCATCGGGGGGACCGTCCGCACCACGCTCAACCTCGCGGCGGCGCTCGCCGGGCGGCACGACGTGGAGATCGTGTCGATGAGGCGGCACCGGGACGAGCCGAGGTTCACCGTCGACCCGCGGATCACGGTGGTTCCGCTGGTGGACGAACGGGACGGCAGCCGGGACCTCACGGACCCGTCCTACGCCCGGCCGGCCGTCGACTTCCCCGCCTCCGACAAGCGCTACGAGCAGTACACCCGGCTCACCGACCTGCGCGCCCGCGACTATCTGGCGCACTGCGACGCGGACGTGGTGATCGGCACGCGTCCCGGCATCAACGTCTACGTCTCCCTCTTCGCGCCGCGCCGGGCCCTGCGGATCGGCCAGGAGCATCTGCGGCACGACTCGCACAGCAAGCGGCTGCGGGGTGTACTGGCCCGCGCCTACCGCTCGCTGGACGCGGTGGTGACGACAACGGAGGCGGACGCGGATGTGTACCGGCGGCGGATGCCGCTGCCCGGCGTACGGGTCGCCGCGGTGCCGAACATGGTGCCGGCGCCGGAGGGCCTCACCCGGGACGGGACAACGAAGGTGATCACCGCGGCGGGCCGCCTGGTCCGCGGCAAACGCTTCGACCTGCTGATCGAGGCCTTCTCCGCGGTCGCCTCGAAGGAACCCGACTGGCAGCTGCGGATCTTCGGCGGCGGCCCCGAGCGCGAACACCTCCAGCACCTGATCGACGGCCTGGGCCTGGCCGGGCACGCCCGCCTGATGGGTCCGCGTACGCCGATCGAGGCGGAGTTCGCCAAATCGGCGATGGTGGTCTCGGCCTCGGACGCCGAGTCGTTCGGGATGACCCTGGTCGAGGCGATGCGCTGCGGGGTGCCGGTGATCAGCACGGACTGCCCACTGGGCCCCGCCGAGATCATCACGAACGGCGTCGACGGCCGTCTGACGCCCGTGGGCGACGCCCGCTCCCTCGCCGAGGCGATGCTCGACCTGATCACGGACGAACCCCTGCGCCGGGCAATGGGCGAGGCGGCCCTGCAAAGCTCCCACCGGTACGACGCCGCCCCGATCGTCGACCGCTACGAGTCCCTGTTCACCGAACTCAAGGCAACCCGCACCCGCCGCGCCTGGACCCGAACCCGAGTCCGCGCCGCGGGCTGGGCCCGCCGCCAGACCCACCGCCTCCGCCGCCGCACCCCGACGGCCCGACCGCCCATCAACAGCCCAAGACCCACGGGCCCGTGA
- a CDS encoding response regulator transcription factor, producing MPQNLLLAEDDRAIRHALERALTLEGYAVTAVADGVEALAQAHRTPPDVLVLDVMMPGIDGLQVCRVLRAEGNRTPILMLTALVETADRIAGLDAGADDYVVKPFDVEEVFARLRALLRRTGAPVDVPSEPPRMPDGQIAAAGLRIDPQARRVWRGPHEVELTRTEFDLLELLVRNAGIVLDHTTIYDRIWGYDFGPGSKNLAVYVGYLRRKLDEPGVPSLIHTVRGVGYVLRED from the coding sequence GTGCCCCAGAATCTGCTGCTCGCCGAGGACGACCGCGCGATCCGCCATGCCCTGGAGCGGGCCCTGACCCTGGAGGGATACGCGGTCACGGCGGTCGCCGACGGCGTCGAGGCGCTCGCGCAGGCCCACCGCACCCCACCCGACGTGCTCGTTCTCGATGTGATGATGCCGGGCATCGACGGCCTCCAGGTCTGTCGCGTCCTGCGTGCAGAGGGCAACCGCACCCCCATCCTCATGCTCACCGCACTCGTCGAGACCGCAGACCGCATCGCCGGTCTGGACGCCGGCGCCGACGACTACGTGGTAAAGCCGTTCGACGTCGAGGAGGTCTTCGCCCGGCTCCGGGCCCTGCTCCGGCGTACGGGCGCCCCCGTCGACGTACCCAGTGAACCGCCGCGCATGCCCGACGGCCAGATCGCCGCGGCGGGTCTGCGCATCGATCCGCAGGCGCGCCGCGTGTGGCGGGGCCCGCACGAGGTCGAGCTCACCCGGACCGAGTTCGACCTGCTGGAACTGCTCGTCCGCAACGCGGGCATCGTCCTCGACCACACCACCATCTACGACCGCATCTGGGGCTACGACTTCGGGCCCGGCTCCAAGAACCTCGCCGTGTACGTCGGCTATCTGCGGCGCAAGCTCGACGAGCCGGGCGTGCCCTCCCTGATCCACACGGTGCGCGGTGTGGGGTATGTGCTGAGGGAGGACTGA